The following are encoded together in the Actinoplanes sp. N902-109 genome:
- a CDS encoding WXG100 family type VII secretion target yields MAGTQAQSAVMAQTAAKFEQANHDLTAMLNRLMSELSVLQTAWAGKGARAFESVRAQYQQDLTQINKALAETAEAIKTSGVGYDTTDESAANLMTKSGGSGGGYLPLEN; encoded by the coding sequence GTGGCCGGTACGCAAGCACAATCCGCGGTGATGGCGCAGACCGCCGCGAAGTTCGAGCAGGCCAATCACGATCTGACGGCTATGCTCAACCGTCTCATGTCGGAGCTTTCGGTGCTCCAGACCGCATGGGCCGGCAAGGGCGCGCGGGCGTTCGAGTCCGTCCGCGCCCAGTACCAGCAGGATCTCACTCAGATCAACAAGGCGCTGGCGGAGACCGCCGAGGCGATCAAGACCTCGGGTGTCGGCTACGACACCACCGACGAGTCGGCCGCCAACCTCATGACCAAGTCCGGCGGCAGCGGCGGTGGCTACCTGCCGCTCGAGAACTGA
- a CDS encoding WXG100 family type VII secretion target, giving the protein MTDGLLKVNFGTLAQAGADIQKAVSEMEQKLADLDAAARPLVSTWEGSAQDAYAARQARWTQASTDLKNILHSIKVAVDQAAQDYATTEANATKRFS; this is encoded by the coding sequence ATGACCGACGGTCTGCTCAAGGTCAACTTCGGCACGCTGGCTCAGGCCGGCGCCGACATCCAGAAGGCCGTCAGCGAGATGGAGCAGAAGCTCGCTGATCTTGACGCTGCGGCCCGCCCGCTGGTGAGCACCTGGGAAGGCTCCGCGCAGGACGCGTATGCCGCCCGCCAGGCCCGGTGGACCCAGGCGTCCACGGACCTGAAGAACATCCTGCACAGCATCAAGGTCGCGGTCGACCAGGCGGCGCAGGACTACGCGACCACCGAGGCGAACGCGACCAAGCGCTTCAGCTGA
- a CDS encoding SseB family protein, with amino-acid sequence MTEWEPATDAEVAMRNALRTDDQESYFRILAGVDLLLPVTADALAGLEPLGWGTWSTGGRTHVLAFSSPAALQACLADYTGSARRVAFQELADTWPNLEWWLAVNPGLPIEGYLPAWFVAQLSRGDLRLPTRGPGRDDAANSRIPDLQAAARAASEAAAQNYANANSGGPAPVSGSPAGMGAAAYAPGDQPPGGGYGSGAPDGFEAAASAGSGQQAGGYGGDQQAGSYGDAGGHGAAGQSAAAAFGSPGGSGGAAAAFGNAGGAAAAFGNAGGAGGTGGTGGAAGGFGGDGSAGAFGGGAGGAAGGFGGGGAAGGSGGVAGGFGGGGAAGGSGGAAGGFGGGGAAGGRGGAAAAFGNAGGAAGAFGNAGSGNAAGAGGAAGAFGGRAAGAFGGGAAGGGAGGSDGAEADAAPSVGPGGLPLRTPGAVLPSGLPSRVPSTPPGLGGGGPVGSFSGFTPAGGGQGGGLGSDDQRSRADSFGGQGVSGQGVGGQGVGGQGVGGQGVGGQGVGGDGGGRGPQSFGSAQDFGAQNRSAQDFGTQNRSAQDFGAQDVGAQGRGAQALGAQNRAAQAYGGQDRVAQEIGQDRGVQENGQARGAQENSAQGRGAQEGSAQARGAQQDSAQGRGAQEGSAQAWGAQEDSAQAWGAQESSAQGRGAQGFGSESSASGDSAGRAAQAFGGAQAFAGDSAARAGRPTGGGFSSSLPGGSALDALASRSGTTAPASSPSALDALGGRGGQPPEGAQPPGLPPLQPLDGPLPTRTPMAQTPPLPSHIAPTAGAGAGETEQAGNLTANGLPRRQVTPPAERPPSMAAAAQALAARGEAGATPGTGTAEVPPTAADPAVTSRLTLPGPATLQTPAPRPAQNIAPPVIPGSGGAGVPAPATRPEVPVGAGGAAFGSRTEEFLPANDTERDLYHASLEHSTDSFLSTLLLATVLVPVAEQSRPGSAPGESGFAFRTEELDGERFLTVFTSRERLGDHFDEPVRTVRVRFVELIGNWPDPAWAFVVNPGSVIGAKYPGQQVVALASWAAEAGLGADSDDIVAEGSAPEAEGETDALPTMMQKTVPPEQVDFYLERGYDRVAGFVHRSAEVEHLRTPAELFAALGLVYDGSPYQADAKETFLLRWPAFRPSLYRIPYGGQNEQALRAMDGWVIERAPFRGNGFAPGAGRDVIAEFKVDSVRLPSGAQLWRIDADGAERIMAVFDSDAPAWRKVGEQDA; translated from the coding sequence GTGACCGAGTGGGAACCGGCTACGGACGCCGAAGTCGCCATGCGCAATGCGTTGCGCACCGACGATCAGGAGTCCTACTTCCGCATTCTCGCCGGCGTCGACCTGCTGCTGCCCGTGACCGCGGATGCCCTGGCCGGCCTTGAGCCGCTGGGCTGGGGAACGTGGAGCACCGGCGGGCGGACGCACGTGCTGGCCTTCAGTTCGCCGGCGGCGCTGCAAGCGTGCCTCGCGGACTACACCGGCTCCGCGCGCCGGGTCGCCTTCCAGGAACTCGCCGACACCTGGCCCAACCTCGAGTGGTGGCTCGCCGTCAACCCCGGCCTGCCCATCGAGGGCTACCTGCCGGCCTGGTTCGTGGCCCAGCTCAGCCGCGGTGACCTGCGCCTGCCGACCCGGGGCCCGGGCCGCGACGACGCCGCCAACAGCCGCATCCCCGACTTGCAGGCCGCAGCCCGCGCCGCGAGCGAGGCGGCCGCGCAGAACTACGCCAACGCCAACTCGGGCGGCCCCGCGCCGGTCTCCGGCTCACCGGCCGGAATGGGCGCGGCGGCCTACGCCCCAGGCGACCAGCCGCCGGGTGGCGGTTATGGCTCGGGCGCGCCTGACGGTTTCGAAGCTGCGGCGAGCGCCGGGTCCGGTCAGCAGGCCGGCGGTTATGGCGGCGATCAGCAGGCCGGTTCCTATGGCGACGCGGGTGGTCATGGCGCCGCCGGTCAGTCCGCGGCCGCTGCCTTCGGCTCCCCGGGCGGCTCGGGAGGTGCCGCTGCTGCGTTCGGCAACGCCGGTGGCGCTGCTGCTGCCTTCGGCAACGCCGGTGGCGCGGGCGGTACGGGCGGTACGGGCGGAGCGGCCGGCGGGTTCGGCGGCGACGGATCGGCCGGGGCTTTCGGTGGCGGCGCGGGCGGTGCGGCCGGCGGGTTCGGCGGCGGTGGTGCGGCGGGCGGTAGCGGCGGTGTGGCTGGCGGGTTCGGTGGCGGTGGTGCGGCGGGCGGTAGCGGCGGTGCGGCTGGCGGGTTCGGCGGCGGTGGCGCGGCGGGCGGGCGCGGTGGCGCGGCTGCTGCTTTTGGGAACGCCGGCGGTGCGGCTGGTGCATTCGGCAACGCGGGCTCGGGTAACGCGGCTGGCGCGGGCGGTGCCGCTGGCGCGTTTGGCGGCCGCGCGGCTGGCGCATTCGGCGGCGGTGCGGCTGGTGGCGGCGCCGGTGGGTCCGACGGTGCGGAGGCGGATGCGGCTCCTTCGGTGGGGCCGGGCGGACTTCCGTTGCGTACGCCGGGAGCGGTCCTGCCCAGCGGGTTGCCGTCGCGGGTGCCGTCGACGCCGCCGGGGCTCGGTGGGGGTGGGCCGGTCGGGTCGTTCAGCGGTTTCACGCCTGCCGGTGGCGGTCAGGGCGGTGGGCTCGGCTCGGATGACCAGCGGAGCCGGGCCGACAGCTTCGGTGGCCAGGGCGTCAGTGGCCAGGGCGTTGGTGGCCAGGGCGTCGGTGGCCAGGGCGTCGGTGGCCAGGGCGTTGGTGGCCAGGGCGTCGGTGGCGACGGCGGCGGGCGCGGGCCTCAAAGCTTCGGGAGCGCCCAGGACTTCGGTGCGCAGAACCGCAGTGCTCAGGACTTCGGCACGCAGAACCGCAGTGCTCAAGACTTCGGCGCGCAGGACGTCGGCGCGCAAGGCCGTGGTGCCCAGGCCCTCGGTGCACAAAACCGCGCCGCTCAGGCTTACGGTGGCCAAGATCGCGTCGCGCAAGAAATCGGCCAAGATCGCGGCGTGCAGGAAAACGGCCAGGCTCGTGGCGCGCAAGAGAACAGTGCGCAGGGCCGTGGCGCGCAAGAAGGCAGTGCGCAGGCTCGCGGCGCGCAACAAGACAGTGCGCAGGGCCGTGGCGCGCAAGAAGGCAGTGCGCAGGCTTGGGGCGCGCAAGAAGACAGTGCGCAGGCTTGGGGCGCGCAGGAAAGCAGTGCGCAGGGTCGCGGCGCGCAAGGCTTCGGCAGTGAAAGCTCCGCGAGCGGCGACAGTGCCGGGCGGGCCGCGCAGGCGTTCGGTGGTGCGCAGGCCTTCGCCGGTGACAGCGCAGCTCGTGCTGGGCGGCCGACGGGCGGTGGGTTCAGCAGTTCGCTGCCCGGTGGGAGTGCTCTGGACGCGCTGGCCAGCAGGTCGGGGACGACCGCGCCGGCCAGTTCGCCGAGTGCGCTCGATGCGCTGGGGGGCCGGGGTGGCCAGCCCCCGGAGGGCGCCCAGCCGCCGGGCCTGCCACCGTTGCAGCCGTTGGACGGGCCGCTGCCCACCCGGACCCCGATGGCCCAGACTCCGCCGCTGCCCAGCCACATCGCCCCCACGGCCGGGGCCGGAGCGGGCGAAACCGAGCAGGCCGGCAACCTCACGGCGAACGGGCTGCCCCGGCGCCAGGTGACGCCGCCGGCGGAGCGTCCGCCGTCGATGGCCGCGGCTGCGCAGGCCCTCGCCGCACGGGGTGAGGCGGGTGCGACGCCGGGCACGGGTACGGCCGAGGTGCCGCCGACCGCCGCCGACCCGGCTGTGACGTCGCGGTTGACGTTGCCGGGGCCGGCGACGCTGCAGACGCCCGCGCCACGGCCCGCGCAGAACATCGCGCCGCCGGTGATCCCGGGCTCGGGCGGGGCCGGGGTGCCGGCTCCGGCGACGCGCCCGGAGGTCCCGGTCGGCGCCGGCGGTGCTGCCTTCGGAAGCCGCACCGAGGAGTTCCTGCCCGCGAACGACACCGAGCGGGACCTCTACCACGCCTCGCTGGAGCACAGCACCGACTCGTTCCTCTCCACATTGTTGCTGGCCACCGTGCTGGTGCCGGTGGCTGAGCAGTCGCGGCCCGGCAGTGCGCCGGGCGAGTCCGGGTTCGCCTTCCGCACCGAGGAGCTCGACGGCGAGCGGTTCCTGACCGTGTTCACCAGCCGTGAGCGCTTGGGTGACCACTTCGACGAGCCGGTGCGCACGGTGCGCGTGCGGTTCGTCGAGCTGATCGGCAACTGGCCGGATCCGGCGTGGGCGTTCGTGGTCAACCCGGGCTCGGTGATCGGTGCCAAGTACCCCGGGCAGCAGGTGGTCGCGCTGGCCAGTTGGGCCGCCGAGGCCGGGCTGGGTGCCGACTCCGACGACATCGTCGCCGAGGGGTCCGCGCCGGAGGCGGAGGGTGAGACCGACGCCCTGCCGACCATGATGCAGAAGACCGTTCCGCCGGAGCAGGTCGACTTCTATCTGGAGCGCGGGTACGACCGGGTGGCCGGCTTCGTGCACCGGTCCGCCGAGGTCGAGCATCTGCGCACCCCGGCGGAGCTGTTCGCGGCGCTCGGGCTGGTCTACGACGGCTCGCCCTATCAGGCCGACGCCAAGGAAACCTTCCTGCTCCGCTGGCCGGCTTTCCGGCCCAGTCTCTACCGGATCCCGTACGGCGGACAGAACGAGCAAGCATTGCGGGCCATGGACGGCTGGGTCATCGAACGGGCACCCTTCCGTGGCAACGGGTTCGCGCCCGGTGCGGGCCGGGACGTGATCGCCGAGTTCAAGGTGGACAGCGTACGGCTGCCGAGCGGCGCCCAGCTGTGGCGCATCGACGCGGACGGTGCCGAGCGGATCATGGCCGTGTTCGACAGTGACGCTCCGGCGTGGCGCAAGGTGGGGGAGCAAGATGCGTGA
- a CDS encoding alpha/beta fold hydrolase gives MSSQPDESAVLTEGPWTHRFVGANGSRFHVVEAGTGPLVLLLHGFPEFWWAWHDVLPRIADAGFRAVAMDLRGYGASDKPPRGYDGYTMAADVTGLIRALGERSAMIVGAGAGGMIGWAAAAFHPKMVSRLVVLGAAHPLRLRAALFADPRGQLSASATILKFQVPRYEHVLTKDDAALVGELMARWSSPEWRESPGFKEYAARCREAIQIPQAAFCSLEAYRWVFRSALRLQGYRFVKLMQKPLVTPTLQIHGALDTATLPRTAQGSGRYVIAPYEWRLIDNTGHFLHQEAPDVVTGEILRWFKS, from the coding sequence ATGAGTTCGCAGCCGGACGAGTCAGCCGTGCTGACGGAGGGCCCCTGGACCCACCGTTTCGTCGGCGCCAACGGCAGCCGGTTCCATGTCGTCGAGGCCGGCACCGGGCCGCTGGTGCTTCTCCTGCACGGCTTCCCCGAGTTCTGGTGGGCATGGCACGACGTGCTGCCCCGGATCGCCGACGCCGGCTTCCGGGCCGTCGCGATGGACCTGCGCGGCTACGGCGCCAGCGACAAACCACCCCGCGGCTACGACGGCTACACCATGGCCGCCGACGTGACCGGCCTCATCCGCGCCCTCGGCGAACGCTCCGCCATGATCGTCGGCGCCGGCGCGGGCGGCATGATCGGCTGGGCCGCCGCTGCCTTCCACCCCAAGATGGTGAGCCGGCTGGTGGTGCTCGGTGCGGCCCATCCGCTCCGGCTGCGCGCGGCCCTGTTCGCCGACCCGCGAGGTCAGCTGTCGGCCAGCGCCACGATCCTCAAGTTCCAGGTGCCGCGCTACGAGCACGTGCTCACCAAGGACGACGCCGCCCTGGTCGGCGAGTTGATGGCACGCTGGAGCAGTCCGGAGTGGAGAGAATCCCCCGGCTTCAAGGAATATGCGGCCCGCTGCCGCGAGGCCATCCAGATCCCGCAGGCGGCGTTCTGCTCGCTGGAGGCCTATCGCTGGGTGTTCCGCTCGGCGCTGCGGCTGCAGGGCTACCGGTTCGTCAAGCTGATGCAGAAACCCCTGGTCACGCCCACGTTACAGATACACGGCGCGCTGGACACCGCCACGCTGCCGCGCACGGCGCAGGGTTCGGGGCGCTACGTGATCGCACCCTACGAGTGGCGCCTGATCGACAACACCGGCCACTTCCTCCACCAGGAGGCGCCCGACGTGGTGACCGGCGAGATCCTGCGCTGGTTCAAGAGTTGA
- a CDS encoding immune inhibitor A domain-containing protein, protein MRKVVAGLLGAAVVSAVGISLPTVAQAAPPVEPAAVANKAPKKDDLPNPLEDKRRELRQEAVQGVLTGKIKTQERNGSTVAKVGKTTGGGFADRTVAASGQDQYVELDNERTDKIFVILAEFGNQRHPNYPDVDSDPATAGPTTFEGPLHNSIPAPDRTKDNTTVWQADYSKQHYQELYFGDGADSNSLKKYYETQSSGRYSVEGEVSDWVKVPYNEARYGRNCDINGLCTDTNAWALITDAVNKWVAERKAAGRTDAQIADEVKQFDQWDRNDYDGDGNFNEPDGYIDHFQIVHAGGDESDGDPQQGEDAIWAHRWNAYLNNVGVTGPSYNKYGGQQIGNTGIWISDYTMQPENGGVSVFAHEYGHDLGLPDDYDTSGGTNANPEYWTLMAQSRLNGADEPLGSRPGDIGAWQKLQLGWLDYETVVAGQKKTIELGPQEYNTAKAQAAVVVLPDKQVTTDLGAPFAGSKQWFSGNADGLNTTLTKAVDLTGATTASLDLKGRYSIEEGYDYLYFEVSADGGTTWTAVDGTVDGQPIGTDGGQPGRPALDGSSNGAWQNFHIPLNAYAGKKVQVRLHYLTDGGVSAGGFFGDDLTVTVNGTATSVDGAEGTPAWTAKGFSVVGSSTSQAYDNFYIAGNRSYVSYDQYLKTGPYNFGFPDRPDWVEHFAYQTGLLISYWDTSQADNNINVHPGQGLNLIIDSHPEPMYNLEGLPWRNRIQMYDAPFSREKADSFTLHINGKASYIRGQSGNKTFDDTDKYFYGEVAPWAGVKLPAVGVKIKVADQDGTSMKIKIS, encoded by the coding sequence GTGCGCAAAGTAGTCGCGGGACTACTCGGCGCCGCCGTGGTCAGCGCTGTCGGGATCTCGCTCCCGACCGTGGCCCAGGCGGCGCCTCCGGTGGAGCCGGCCGCGGTCGCCAACAAGGCGCCGAAGAAGGACGACCTCCCCAACCCCCTTGAGGACAAGCGCCGCGAGCTGCGCCAGGAGGCCGTCCAGGGCGTCCTGACCGGAAAGATCAAGACGCAGGAGCGGAACGGCAGCACCGTTGCGAAGGTCGGCAAGACGACGGGCGGCGGCTTTGCCGACCGTACGGTCGCCGCGTCCGGCCAGGACCAGTACGTCGAGCTCGACAACGAGCGTACGGATAAAATCTTCGTCATCCTGGCGGAGTTCGGTAACCAGCGGCACCCGAACTACCCGGACGTCGACAGCGACCCGGCCACGGCGGGTCCGACCACGTTCGAGGGCCCGCTGCACAACTCGATCCCCGCGCCCGACCGCACCAAGGACAACACCACGGTCTGGCAGGCGGATTACAGCAAGCAGCACTACCAGGAGCTGTACTTCGGTGACGGCGCCGACTCCAACTCGCTGAAGAAGTACTACGAGACCCAGTCCTCCGGGCGCTACAGCGTCGAGGGCGAGGTCTCGGACTGGGTGAAGGTGCCCTACAACGAGGCCCGGTACGGTCGTAACTGCGACATCAACGGCCTCTGCACCGACACCAACGCCTGGGCGCTCATCACCGACGCGGTGAACAAGTGGGTCGCCGAGCGCAAGGCCGCCGGTCGCACCGACGCGCAGATCGCCGACGAGGTCAAGCAGTTCGACCAGTGGGACCGCAACGACTACGACGGCGACGGCAACTTCAACGAGCCGGACGGCTACATCGACCACTTCCAGATCGTCCACGCCGGCGGCGACGAGTCCGACGGCGACCCGCAGCAGGGTGAGGACGCGATCTGGGCGCACCGCTGGAACGCCTACCTCAACAACGTCGGCGTGACTGGCCCGTCCTACAACAAGTACGGCGGCCAGCAGATCGGCAACACCGGCATCTGGATCTCCGACTACACGATGCAGCCGGAGAACGGCGGCGTGAGCGTCTTCGCCCACGAGTACGGCCACGACCTCGGCCTGCCGGACGACTACGACACCAGCGGTGGCACCAACGCCAACCCCGAGTACTGGACCCTGATGGCCCAGAGCCGGCTGAACGGCGCGGACGAGCCCCTCGGCTCGCGCCCCGGTGACATCGGCGCGTGGCAGAAGCTGCAGCTCGGCTGGCTCGACTACGAGACCGTCGTCGCGGGTCAGAAGAAGACCATCGAGCTCGGCCCGCAGGAGTACAACACCGCCAAGGCCCAGGCCGCGGTCGTCGTGCTGCCCGACAAGCAGGTGACCACCGACCTCGGCGCCCCGTTCGCCGGCAGCAAGCAGTGGTTCTCCGGCAACGCGGACGGCCTCAACACCACGCTGACCAAGGCCGTTGACCTGACCGGTGCCACCACGGCGTCGCTCGACCTCAAGGGCCGCTACAGCATCGAAGAGGGCTACGACTACCTCTACTTCGAGGTCTCGGCCGACGGCGGCACCACGTGGACCGCGGTTGACGGCACCGTCGACGGCCAGCCCATCGGCACCGACGGTGGCCAGCCCGGCCGCCCGGCGCTGGACGGCTCGAGCAACGGCGCGTGGCAGAACTTCCACATCCCGCTGAACGCCTACGCCGGCAAGAAGGTGCAGGTCCGCCTGCACTACCTGACCGACGGTGGCGTCTCCGCGGGCGGCTTCTTCGGCGACGACCTCACCGTCACGGTGAACGGCACCGCGACCTCGGTCGACGGCGCCGAGGGCACCCCGGCCTGGACCGCCAAGGGCTTCAGCGTCGTCGGCTCCTCGACCTCGCAGGCGTACGACAACTTCTACATCGCGGGCAACCGCAGCTACGTGTCGTACGACCAGTACCTCAAGACCGGCCCGTACAACTTCGGTTTCCCGGACCGGCCGGACTGGGTCGAGCACTTCGCGTACCAGACGGGTCTGCTGATCTCGTACTGGGACACCTCGCAGGCGGACAACAACATCAACGTCCACCCCGGTCAGGGCCTCAACCTGATCATCGACTCGCACCCGGAGCCGATGTACAACCTCGAGGGCCTGCCGTGGCGCAACCGGATCCAGATGTACGACGCGCCGTTCAGCCGCGAGAAGGCTGACTCCTTCACGCTGCACATCAACGGCAAGGCCAGCTACATCCGCGGCCAGTCGGGCAACAAGACGTTCGACGACACCGACAAGTACTTCTACGGCGAGGTTGCCCCGTGGGCGGGCGTCAAGCTCCCGGCAGTCGGGGTCAAGATCAAGGTCGCCGACCAGGACGGCACCTCGATGAAGATCAAGATTTCCTGA